The DNA sequence TGATATCATTTTTCATAACCGTTTTGTTTTAAGTTTAATACCGTAAATGTATGTATTTATTATTGATATAAAAAGTTAATTAACATTGTAAGATTTCTTTGAAGTTTCCTTCTTTAAATTTTCCTTCACGGATCGCGGCTTTATTGACAAATTCATGTGTAAATATGTTGTTTAACCCCGTTAAACTATGACGGGCAGTAATTTGAAATTGTATGTGTGTAGGGGAATATTTCATTTTTTCAGGTAAATCTTCATAAGTAAAAAACTGAATGCAGTTATGACCGTAATTCTTTTTGAAAGGAATATAACCGGGTATGTAATTGATTGTATCTGTTTTAAGTTCAATTCTGGAAAAGATCTTATTAATAATACCATTTTCGCCTTGTATGATGTAATAATAATTGGTTCTGGCTTCAATGTTATAAGCACCAAAGAGTGATTTGTTTATAATTTTGAACGAATAACAAATTTGGTCAATATTATCAAAAGGACTATTGTTTTTTGCTATTAAGGGTACTATTTCAAATTTGGGTTTGAAAAAAATTAAAAGCGTAAAGATAAAAAAGAACGAAGCAAAGAAGCTGCAAATAATATTGAATAATAGAGTGGAAACTGTAAATTCTGAAAGGAGAGATTCCATAAAATGATTTTTAGTTTAAAAATTAAAACAATAACTAAAAGTAAGAAAAATTTTATAATTTTAAATAGATTTTTACTTTTTATAACCTTCCTTATTTGTTAATTGGAAGTAATATCCAACGATTCATTTTATTTGTTGATTGAATGGTAGATACTTTTTTTTAAGAGGTAATACTTTCTTAACTTTGATGCTCTTAATTGTTAAACTTCAAACACAAAATAATGAGTCAGGAAATAAGAAATCTGGAACCTAAAGCGCTATGGAATAAATTCGCTGATTTGAATGCCGTTCCACGTCCGTCAAAGAAAGAAGAACGAGTGATAGAGTTCATGAAGAACTTTGGAAATAGCTTAGGTTTAGAAACTTTTGAAGACGATATCCGCAACGTTATAATTAGAAAACCGGCAACACTGGGAATGGAAAATCGTAAGGCGATTGTAATGCAAGGGCATCTTGATATGGTGCACCAAAAAAATGCAGACACTGTTTTTGATTTCGATACGCAAGGAATTGATATGTATGTTGATGGTGACTGGGTTCGTGCGCGTGGTACTACACTTGGTGCAGATAACGGGTTAGGGGTAGCTACTATTATGGCTATTTTAGAAAGTAAAGATATTCCGCATCCTGCGATTGAAGCTTTGTTTACAATTGATGAGGAAACCGGAATGACAGGAGCTTTAAACCTAAAAGGAGGAATTCTTCAAGGACAGATTTTATTGAATTTAGATACTGAAGAGGATGATGAAATTGATATTGGTTGCGCCGGAGGAATTGATGTAACGGCTACAAGAAGCTATCATGAAGAAGAAGTTCCGGAAGGTTCTGTTGGACATATTATTACCGTAAAAGGGCTTAAAGGAGGTCATTCAGGAATGGATATTCATAAAGGTTTAGGGAATGCTAATAAAATCATGAACCGTTTGTTATTTGATGCCTTTGAAAACTTTGGTTTACAAGTGGTTGAAATAAACGGAGGAAGTTTACGAAATGCAATTCCAAGAGAAAGTGTTGCTAAAGTAATCATTTCTGAAATGTTTGATGAAGCTTACATTTTTGATATGCAGGAAATCATCAACGATATTAAAGCGGAGTATAAAACGACTGAACCTAATCTTTCTATTGAAATCGTGAAATGCGATTTACCGGAAAAAGTAATGGATTTAGGGGTTCAGGAAGGTATTATTCGTGCTATTTATGCAGCTCATAATGGTGTTTACAGAATGAGTGCTGATATGGAGGACTTAGTTGAAACCTCCAATAATATTGCCAGAGTAATAATAAAAGACGGTGAAATCACAATTGGATGTTTGACACGTTCTTCTGTAGAGACTTCAAAATTTGATTTGGCAAATGCATTGCGTTCTGCTTTTGAATTAGTAGGTTGCGAAGTAGAACTTTCAGGTTCTTACCCGGGTTGGACACCAAATGTAAACTCAGAAATATTAGAAGTATTAAAAGAGATTTACGAAAAACAAAATAACGAGAAACCAAAAGTAGTGGCTTGTCATGCTGGTTTGGAATGTGGAATTTTAGGAACAAATTATCCGGATATGGATATGATTTCTTTTGGGCCAACCATTCACGGAGCACACTCTCCGGACGAAAGAGCAAGTATCTCTTCTGCTAAGAAATATTGGAAATTTGTATTAGAAATTCTATCAAATATTCCGGTTAAATAAGTAATTAGTCTCAGTTTGCAGTCACAGTTTTCGGTAATAACTGAAAACTGCGACTGCGACTGAATACTACTATCAATCTCGTTTAGGATTATTTTTCTTCTCTCTCTTTTCTTCTTTCTTTTCTTTAGCCGTTTTTAACGGTTCTTTTTTTACCGTTTTTTTTGCATCTTGACTTTTTGACATAATATTTATTTTTTTAGGGTTTTTATTTCGGGTACACTTTGTCTATATACTTCTATAGAATCTTTCTGAAGTCTCACTTTTAGCCAGGACTTTAGTTTTTCTTTGGTTTCTGAAGTGATGTCTTTTTTGCTTTGAAAAAGGATTATCGGGATAATTTTGGTTTTACTGTCTTTGTGTTCAGACGAATAATTTCCAATAGACAGTGAGGTTACAAATGGAAACAGAATTTTGGCTTCGCTTCCTATCTGAAGGTTTTTGAATTGATATTGTGACAATTGATTTCTTAAATCGTTAATCAGAACATCTTTTTGATCGACTAAGTTTTTGCTGCTGTTGATTTTATTCATGATGTCTTTTGACAGATTAAAAGTATCTTGTTTAATAATCAATCGGGTATTTTTCAGATCGTATTCCGTTAATTTTTTATTTAAGTTGATAATCTCGGCATCGTTAAATTTCTTTGTTAAAAATGCAAGTTCTATTCTTTTTGGATTAGTATTGTATTCGATGTTTTTGTAGATGATAGGATAATCGTTATCCAGAAATTCTTTTCGGATAAAAGTTTCTGTTTTAAAGGTATAATTTTTTTGAATGAATAATTGGTAAGCAAAATAGATGCTGGGAACTATTAAAAATAAAATCAGAATCGTAATAATGTATTTAACACGTTTTTGATGTACAGTATCAAGCTGTCTGGTTATAGGGTATTTCAGGTAGTTGACAATTACAAAAGTAGCGATACAGATAAAAACACAATTGATGGTATATAAGTACATGGCACCTAAGAAAAACTTAAAATTACCTAAAGCAAGGCCATAACCCGCGGTACATAAAGGAGGCATTAAAGCCGTTGCAATAGCAACACCTGGAATTGGATTTCCTTTTTCGACTCTGGTTACGGCTATCACACCAACCAAACCTCCAAAAAAGGCAATTAAGATGTCGTAGATATTTGGAGATGTTCTGGCTAGTAATTCAGATTGTGCTTCTTTAAAAGGGCTAATGTAAAAGTAAATGGTAGAAGTTGCTAAACTTGCGATTGTTGCAATTAATAGATTCTTAATCGATTTTTTTAGTAATTCAAAATCATACATTCCTAAGCCAAATCCAGCGCCAACGATTGGTCCCATTAAAGGAGAGATAAGCATGGCGCCAATTATCACAGCGGTAGAGTTGACATTTAGCCCTACAGATGCAATGATGATAGCGCATACTAAGATCCAGAGATTTGATCCTCTAAAAGATACCGTGCTGCTAATGTTTTGTATTACTGTTTTTTTGTCTTCTTCCCCTTTATGCAGATCTATAAAATTTAGAATCTTATCGGTTATGTTTATCATTTTAAATTGATTTTTAAAATCGATGACGATTTTAAGAGATGTATAATGACTAATTTAATCAATTATTTGTTGAAATACCATTATTTTGAAAGAATAATGCCGTAAATAAAAAAATCCCCAATTAGACAATTGAGGATTGATTTTTATAATGTAGCAATTAATTTCGTTTTAATACTTTATATTGTTCATAACAAGCGCTTATGGCATCCATGATTTGCAGATCGTTTGCGGTCTGAATAAAAGAATCAGAATAGTTACAACGATGCATAATCTCCGGAATTTCATCTTTACTGATACCTAATAATACAGAAACTGTTTCGCGATCGTATTTGGACTCTAAGAGATTTCGAACCGTATCGTCTTTTTTCATCTCTTTAAGCTTCTTGAGTTCTTTACCATTTTTTCCAAAGAAATTATAAAGCATATCTGCAGGATTAAAGATCGAGCCTAATACTTTTCCAAAGGCATTTGGAGAATATTCACCGGCTTCGTACCCTTGTGTAAGGCCTGAAATGCTATAACGATAGTTTTCTTTAGTCGGAATTAATTTAGAATCAACTTCAAGGTAACCCGTTAAGCTAAAGGGAGCAATAATAACTTCTTCAAGCGCAATTGCTTTTTCAGTAAGCTGAATTCTGGTTACTTTATTTTTTATCCAGTCATTGGTTACTCTGATACGCAGCGATTGAAATCCTAAAATCGAAAAATGAAGGGTATCATTGACTTGTACATCGATTTCAAAATATCCTTTTTCATCAGATTTTGCACCTCTCACCTTATTGGTGTTGATGATGTTAACTCCTGAAAGAGGTTGTTTGCTGTTGTCATTAATAATGTAACCCGAAACTCTTTGAGGTATTGTAGACGGGGTGTCTTGTGCAAAAGCAATAGTAGATAGTAATGTAAAAAAGAAAACTGCGAAATATTTCATATCCTGATTTAAAGCACTAAAAGTAGTGAATCAAGATTAAATATTTCGCAGTATCCAAATATAATTATCAGAAAATTAACAAAGAGAATTAATCTCTTCTTGGTCTTCTTGGTCTTGGCGAATCACCAAAGCTTTCAGAACGTCTTGGGGCTCTGTCAGAACCACCTTCAGTTCTTGGAGTTGAACTTCTGAAACCACCTTCTCTTTTTGGAGCAGATGAATTTCTGTCGCTTCTGAAACCACCTTCTCTAGGAGCAGAGTTTCTGTCGCTTCTGAATCCACCACCACCAGAACCTTCACGTCTTGGAGCGAAACTTCCTTCTCTTCTTGGTCCTCCAGAGCTTCTTCCGCCACCAGAACGTCCATTATGATCACGTCTTCCGCCACCGTCATTTTTAGAAATTTCAACATTAATACGACGTCCTTCTAATTGTACGTTGTTTAATACTTCCATTACTTTTTCTGTGTGCTCAGGATCAGTGTTAAAGAAAGAGAAACCTTCTTTTACGTCTACTTTGAAAACGTCATCACGACCTAAGTCTAATGTTTCTTTCAAGTAATCTTTAAGTGACATCCAATCGAAGTTGTCTCTTGAACCGATGTTTACGAAATAACGAACTGCTCCATTATTGTTGAATTCTCTTGGTTCAGAATCACTTCTTTCGCGTCTTTCTCCTGCTTGAGATGAAATATCTCTGTTCTTTTTGTAGTAAGCGATAAAACGATTAAATTCTACAGATACCATTTTTTTGATCAACTCTTCTTTAGATAACTCTTCAAGAACGTTGTTGATAGCCGGTAGGTAGTTGTCAATTTCGTGATCTACCTCAGTATCTTTAATTTTATTAGCTAAGTGTAATAATTGAATTTCGCAGATTTCGATTCCGGATGGAATAACTTTCTCTTCGAATTTTTGTTTGATAATTCTTTCGATAGAAGAAATCTTACGCAATTCACTTTTAGTAACAATTACGATAGAAGTTCCTAATCTTCCAGCTCTACCTGTACGTCCTGAACGGTGATTGTAAGTTTCAATCTCGTCAGGTAATTGATAGTTTACTACGTGAGTAATATTATCAACGTCAATTCCACGTGCAGCAACGTCAGTAGCAACAAGCATCTGAATTTGTCTTCCACGGAAAGATTTCATTACACCATCACGTTGCGCTTGAGATAAATCTCCGTGTAACGCAGCAGCGCTGTATCCATCTTCGATTAATTTTTCAGCTACCGCTTGTGTATCACGTTTTGTTCTACAGAATACTACTGAGAAAATGTCCGGATTAGCATCGGCGATACGTTTTAAAGCTTCGTAACGGTCACGTGCATTTACTAAGTAAAATTCGTGAGAAACAGTTGCAGAACCTGAGTTCTTAGCACCTACTGTAATTTCTACAGGCTCGCTCATGAATTGTTTTGCAATTCTGGCTACCTCTTGTGGCATAGTTGCAGAGAACAACCATGTGCTTTTTTCGTCTGGAGTATCGGATAAAATAGATACGATATCCTCATAAAATCCCATGTTCAACATTTCGTCAGCCTCATCAAGAATACAGTAATCTATATTTTTAATGTTAACTAAACCTCTGTTGATCATGTCTTGCATTCTCCCCGGAGTAGCTACAATGATCTGAGCTCCTCTTTTAATTTCTCTGGCTTGCTCTGTAATACTAGCCCCGCCGTAAACTGCTACCACATTAATACCTTTTTCGTATTTTGAGTAGTTTTTAAGTTCGTTGGTAATCTGTAAACAAAGTTCTCGTGTTGGCGATAAAACTAATGCTTGTGTATTTCTGTTGTCAGCATCAATTTTTTGAATTAGCGGAAAACCGAAAGCTGCCGTTTTCCCTGTCCCTGTCTGAGCCAACGCAACCATATCTGTGTCTTTTTCCAATAATAGGGGAATCGCCTTTTCCTGTACCTCTGACGGATTTTCAAATCCTAGATCTAAAATCGCCTTCAGTAACGATTCATTCAATCCTAATTGTTCAAATTTATTCATATGTATTTTTAAAATAGGGTGCAAAATTACTGTTAATTATTCAGATAAACTAATGCTTATTTAAGAATTATGGATTTGTTATGATTTGATTATCAAAAAGTTATAAATATTGTAAAATCATTTTGAGTAAGAAATCGTTAAAAAAGAAAAAAAATACGTCGTGAAATATAATTTTTTGAGTTTAAAATGTTGTATTTTAAACGATTATTTTGCTGAATTCAGAAAATCAATTAGTTGCTGTGTTGCTTTTCCGCGATGACCGATTTTATTTTTGATCTCTAAAGGCAGTTGCGCAAAAGTTTCCGTATAGTTTTCGGGCTGAAAAATCGGATCGTACCCAAAACCCTCATCTCCTGCTTTGGTAAGTGTGATGGTTCCTTTTACGATTCCCGTAAAAAGATGTTGTTCTCCTTTTAAGTTTAATGTTATAACGGTCTTGAACTGGGCGCTGCGATCTGATTGATCCGATAGCGCATCTAAAAGTTTGTCCATATTATCATTTGCATCACGATGTTCGCCTGCATAACGGGCAGAATATACACCTGGAACGCCATTCAAAGCAGTAACTTCAAGACCTGTATCATCTGCAAAACAATCGTAGCCATAGTTTTTAGATACATAATCGGCTTTTAAAATTGCATTTCCTTCTATGGTATCGGCAGTTTCGGCAATGTCTTCGTGGCAGCCAATTTCTTCAAGACTTAATATTTTGATAGAATCCGGAAGGATGCTTTGTATTTCTTTAATTTTATTTTTGTTGTTTGAAGCGAAAACGAGATTCATAAGTAGTATAGTTTAAGGTAAGTTTTTCTATTGTATAGGCAATTGCAATTCCAAAAGTATAAGCTAGGAGATCACTCCATAAAAATCCCTGTCCTAAAACATACCTTCCGAAGAGCGTTTTTCTCAGAGCGATAATCCATTCTTGCTGACAGAGTTGAAAAATTTCAATACTATAACAAATCAATAAAGAAATTAGTATAATAAAGTATGCTTTTTTATTAATGAATACAATTCTAACTAAAGTATACATCATTATGGCGTATAATACATCTCCAAAACATAGCGGAATTAGTGTAATTTTTCTGGAGAGTATTCCAAGACAGATTACCAAAAGAAATACGAGAGTATAGTAGATTCTTGATTTTTTCAATTTCTGTATTAATTTAGGTCTTGGTAGTCTTTTAGTTAAACAAAGATATAAAAAGGGGCGTAAAGTAGTGTGATTTTAGCGTGTCTAAAAAAAAGGCAACAGATTAGGTTTCTTTTTTGTCTTTATATATTAGACGGATTATTATTATCTTGAGACACTTTTAAGAGTAAAGCGATTAATGTAAAAATTCTAAAAATTATGAGGAAGAAAATAAGTCGGATTTTGTTTGCAGTTAGTATCATGGTACTATTGGTAAGTTGTAAAAACACTAAACAAAAACTTCAGGAGTATGTGGTTGAATATAACAATACGGCTAAAAGCTTTAAAGCAGAAAACGTAACATTAACTACCGCAAGAGGATATATAAACGACGATAAGATTGAACTGCGATTTGAAACCAATTTAGAACAAAACGAACCTAATAAAGTAGCTGCCAATGCATCATTTCCTGAATTATTAAAAGAAATGATCCATAAAAATCAAATTCCCAAAGAGCTAATCGAAGAAGGAGTGCGATTTGATGTTTATTTTTTAGCCAATGATAATACGGTTCTGGTAAAAGAAATTCTGGATAAGGAAGCTGTTGTTGTTTTGTTGAAAAAATAGTTTTAGCAAAGTGATCTAGAGGGGTGAGAAGTTTTTTTTAGTTTCAGGTTGGGATTGGGACTGTAAACTGAGACTGTTTAAGGTTTCAGGTTTCAGGTTTCAAGTTGAGATTGAGACTGTAAACTGAGACTGTTTTTAGGTTTCAAGTTTCAAGTTTCAGGTTGGGACTGAGACTGTGAACTGAGACTGTTTTTAGGTTTCAAGTTTCAAGTTTCAGGTTTCAGGTTGGGACTGAGACTGTAAACTGAGACTGTAAACTGCGACTGAAAACTGCGACCGCAAACTAAAAATAAAAGCTACTTTTCGGTTGAATATAACCGCAAAGTAGCTTTTGTTGTTTTAATGTTTGGTGACATTCGTTAGGTTATCAGGGAAATAACTGTCTGATAAATTGCTGAATTCATCACCACGCATGAATATATTAATGTCTACATCGGCGAAGCTTTTTTTGCCGGCTGCGGCAAGAAGTTCATTTGCGGCATGTAAAGTGTTTTTGTGAAAATGATAGACACGATCAGATTTATCAGTTACTACCAAACCTTTCATGAGCATTTTGTTTTGAGTTGCTACTCCGGTAGGACATTCGTTATTGTGACAACGTAATGCCTGGATGCAACCTAGAGAAAACATAAATCCACGGGCGCTATTACACATGTCGGCGCCCAAAGCAACGGCATGTAGAATAGAGTAACCCGAAATAATTTTTCCGCTGCCAATAATGCGTATTTTGTCACGAATATTTAAACCTACCAATGTTTTGTTTACAAAGATCAAAGCAGGTTCAAAAGGCATTCCGACACCATCAGAAAACTCCAGAGGTGCTGCTCCGGTACCACCTTCTGCGCCATCTACTGTAATGAAATCAGGGAAGATGTTTTCTGCGATCATTTCGTGACAAATGGCTTCGAATTCGGCAGTGTTTCCGATACATAATTTAAAACCGATTGGTTTTCCGTTCGACAATTCACGTAAGTGTGCTATAAAATGAACTAAGCCTTTTGCATCAGAAAAAGCACTGTGGCTAGGAGGGGAGAGGATCAGCGTATGTGGAATAACTCCTCTTATTTTTGCAATTTGAACGGTGTTTTTTGCTGCCGGAAGAACACCACCATGACCTGGTTTTGCACCCTGCGAAAGTTTAATCTCAATCATTTTTACATTTGGATGATTGGCTTTTTCTTTAAAGTTTTCCGAACTAAAATTTCCTTCAGCGTCACGACAGCCAAAATAACCGGTTCCAATTTGCCAGGTAATATCTCCGCCTCCGGCAAGGTGAAATTCTGTTAATCCTCCTTCACCGGTATTTTGATAAAATTTTCCTTTTTGTGCGCCAATGTTTAATGCACGAACAGCATTTTCGCTTAGGGAGCCAAAACTCATGGCCGAAACATTAAAGAGAGAGGCAGAATAAGGTTGTTTGCAGTCTTTTCCTCCAACTAATACACGTGGTAGTTCGTCATTTACTTTTGCGGGGAAAATAGAATGTTTGATTCCTTCGTAGCTGTCCTGGTTTAAATTGAGTTGTGTTCCGAAAGGGGTGTTTGAATCAATATTTTTGGCTCTTTGATAGACTAAGGAGCGCTGATTTCTGGAAAAAGGTTTTCCGTCTGTAGATCTTTCGATAAAATATTGTTGAATTTCCGGAGCGATCATTTCAAATAAATACCTGAAATAGCCTAAAACCGGAAAGTTTCTCAGAATGGCATGTTTGGTTTGAACAGCGTTATAGATTCCGACAACCAATAGAATCGGCAGAATGATAACGAGTAAAAAACCACGATCTGTATAATAATAGACGGCAGCAACAATTAGAAACAATAAGAATCCGTAAATAAAGAATTTTTTTCTCATGTTTTTTTGAAATTAAAATGGAATAGTTTGGTAATTAGTTGAAGCGTAAACGAACGTATACGTGTTTAATGCCTTTTTTGTCTGATTCTCTTTCGTCAATTTCAAGAATATCAGTTAAGGATTTCAACATGGGCGTAAGTTTTGAGAAACCGTAGTTTCTAGGGTCAAATTCGGGTTTTTTCTTTACAATCAGATTTCCGACATCACCAAGGAATGCCCAGCCGTCATCGTCTTCGATGTCTTCAATTGTGGCTTCGATAAGTTCGATAGTTTGTTTGTCGATTTTGTGAAGGGCTTTTTCGGCGGGTTTTTCGACGGGTTTTTTAATATCGGCTACGGCGGTTTTTGTTTTCTTTTTCTGAATGGCACCGTCTAAAACTTCAATATAAATAAATCGGTCACAGGCGACAATAAAAGAGTTTGGTGTTTTCTTTTCCCCAATACCAATCACTTTCATGCCGGATTCCCGTAGACGAATTGCTAAACGTGTGAAATCGCTATCGCTGGAAACAATGCAAAAACCATCCAATTTACCGGAGTAAAGCAAGTCCATGGCATCGATTATAAGTGCTGAATCGGAGGAGTTTTTACCGACCGTATAACTGTATTGTTGTATAGGAGTGATGGCATGCTCGAGTAAAACCCCTTTCCATCCGTTAGCGTTTGGTTTGGTCCAGTCGGCATAAATACGTTTTGTGGTTGGTGTTCCAAATTTTGTTATCTCTTCCATCATACCCTTTACATTACTATAAGGAACGTTGTCGGCATCAATAAGAACGGCTAGTTTTAAATCTTTTGAGGTGCTTAAAGCCATTATTTAGATATTAGAATTTATAATGTTCATTTTGTAAAATGCTTTTAAAATTAATAAAAAATAAAACAATTTCGTTCGTTTAAGCGGAATTTATAACAGGTATAAATTACGGTTTTTAGTGTTGGTTGTATTTTTTTAAAAGAAAAACACTACAAATAAAAAGGTTTTTACTCTTAAAGTATATTAAAGTATTGCCTTGAATCCGATTCATTTTTAAATTATTATGATAACATAGAATAAATATTTATTTTTGCTCGCGTTTAAAATTAAAAATATTACTTCATTATATTATGGTAAAAGATTTATTCGAAAGAATTCAAAACAATAAAGGGCCGTTAGGAAAATGGGCTTCACAAGCTGAAGGGTATTTTGTATTCCCTAAATTAGAAGGAGAACTTGGTCCAAGAATGCAATTTGGTGGGAAAAATATTTTGAACTGGAGTATAAACGACTATTTAGGTTTGGCAAATCATCCTGAAGTACGTCAGGCAGATATTGATGCTGCTGCAGAATATGGTGCTGCTTATCCTATGGGAGCACGTATGATGTCTGGTCACACTAAATACCACGAACAATTAGAGAATGAATTGGCTGCTTTCGTAATGAAAGAATCGGCTTATTTGTTGAACTTTGGTTACCAGGGAATGGTATCTACTATTGATGCTTTGGTTACTAAAAATGATATTATTGTGTATGATGTAGATTCTCATGCTTGTATCATTGACGGAGTTCGTTTGCATATGGGGAAACGTTTTACTTACAAGCACAATGATCTTGAAAGTATAGAGAAAAACCTGCAGCGTGCTACTAAAATGGCATTGGAGACTGGTGGTGGAATCTTACTTATTACAGAAGGTGTTTTTGGAATGCGTGGTCAACAAGGGAAATTGAAAGAAATTGTTGCGCTTAAAGAGCAATACAATTTCAGATTATTAGTAGATGATGCACACGGTTTTGGAACTCTTGGTAAAAC is a window from the Flavobacterium cupriresistens genome containing:
- a CDS encoding DUF2809 domain-containing protein, which translates into the protein MKKSRIYYTLVFLLVICLGILSRKITLIPLCFGDVLYAIMMYTLVRIVFINKKAYFIILISLLICYSIEIFQLCQQEWIIALRKTLFGRYVLGQGFLWSDLLAYTFGIAIAYTIEKLTLNYTTYESRFRFKQQK
- a CDS encoding FMN-binding glutamate synthase family protein; this translates as MRKKFFIYGFLLFLIVAAVYYYTDRGFLLVIILPILLVVGIYNAVQTKHAILRNFPVLGYFRYLFEMIAPEIQQYFIERSTDGKPFSRNQRSLVYQRAKNIDSNTPFGTQLNLNQDSYEGIKHSIFPAKVNDELPRVLVGGKDCKQPYSASLFNVSAMSFGSLSENAVRALNIGAQKGKFYQNTGEGGLTEFHLAGGGDITWQIGTGYFGCRDAEGNFSSENFKEKANHPNVKMIEIKLSQGAKPGHGGVLPAAKNTVQIAKIRGVIPHTLILSPPSHSAFSDAKGLVHFIAHLRELSNGKPIGFKLCIGNTAEFEAICHEMIAENIFPDFITVDGAEGGTGAAPLEFSDGVGMPFEPALIFVNKTLVGLNIRDKIRIIGSGKIISGYSILHAVALGADMCNSARGFMFSLGCIQALRCHNNECPTGVATQNKMLMKGLVVTDKSDRVYHFHKNTLHAANELLAAAGKKSFADVDINIFMRGDEFSNLSDSYFPDNLTNVTKH
- a CDS encoding non-canonical purine NTP diphosphatase is translated as MNLVFASNNKNKIKEIQSILPDSIKILSLEEIGCHEDIAETADTIEGNAILKADYVSKNYGYDCFADDTGLEVTALNGVPGVYSARYAGEHRDANDNMDKLLDALSDQSDRSAQFKTVITLNLKGEQHLFTGIVKGTITLTKAGDEGFGYDPIFQPENYTETFAQLPLEIKNKIGHRGKATQQLIDFLNSAK
- a CDS encoding NYN domain-containing protein yields the protein MALSTSKDLKLAVLIDADNVPYSNVKGMMEEITKFGTPTTKRIYADWTKPNANGWKGVLLEHAITPIQQYSYTVGKNSSDSALIIDAMDLLYSGKLDGFCIVSSDSDFTRLAIRLRESGMKVIGIGEKKTPNSFIVACDRFIYIEVLDGAIQKKKTKTAVADIKKPVEKPAEKALHKIDKQTIELIEATIEDIEDDDGWAFLGDVGNLIVKKKPEFDPRNYGFSKLTPMLKSLTDILEIDERESDKKGIKHVYVRLRFN
- a CDS encoding DEAD/DEAH box helicase is translated as MNKFEQLGLNESLLKAILDLGFENPSEVQEKAIPLLLEKDTDMVALAQTGTGKTAAFGFPLIQKIDADNRNTQALVLSPTRELCLQITNELKNYSKYEKGINVVAVYGGASITEQAREIKRGAQIIVATPGRMQDMINRGLVNIKNIDYCILDEADEMLNMGFYEDIVSILSDTPDEKSTWLFSATMPQEVARIAKQFMSEPVEITVGAKNSGSATVSHEFYLVNARDRYEALKRIADANPDIFSVVFCRTKRDTQAVAEKLIEDGYSAAALHGDLSQAQRDGVMKSFRGRQIQMLVATDVAARGIDVDNITHVVNYQLPDEIETYNHRSGRTGRAGRLGTSIVIVTKSELRKISSIERIIKQKFEEKVIPSGIEICEIQLLHLANKIKDTEVDHEIDNYLPAINNVLEELSKEELIKKMVSVEFNRFIAYYKKNRDISSQAGERRERSDSEPREFNNNGAVRYFVNIGSRDNFDWMSLKDYLKETLDLGRDDVFKVDVKEGFSFFNTDPEHTEKVMEVLNNVQLEGRRINVEISKNDGGGRRDHNGRSGGGRSSGGPRREGSFAPRREGSGGGGFRSDRNSAPREGGFRSDRNSSAPKREGGFRSSTPRTEGGSDRAPRRSESFGDSPRPRRPRRD
- a CDS encoding carboxypeptidase-like regulatory domain-containing protein, translated to MKYFAVFFFTLLSTIAFAQDTPSTIPQRVSGYIINDNSKQPLSGVNIINTNKVRGAKSDEKGYFEIDVQVNDTLHFSILGFQSLRIRVTNDWIKNKVTRIQLTEKAIALEEVIIAPFSLTGYLEVDSKLIPTKENYRYSISGLTQGYEAGEYSPNAFGKVLGSIFNPADMLYNFFGKNGKELKKLKEMKKDDTVRNLLESKYDRETVSVLLGISKDEIPEIMHRCNYSDSFIQTANDLQIMDAISACYEQYKVLKRN
- a CDS encoding DUF389 domain-containing protein produces the protein MINITDKILNFIDLHKGEEDKKTVIQNISSTVSFRGSNLWILVCAIIIASVGLNVNSTAVIIGAMLISPLMGPIVGAGFGLGMYDFELLKKSIKNLLIATIASLATSTIYFYISPFKEAQSELLARTSPNIYDILIAFFGGLVGVIAVTRVEKGNPIPGVAIATALMPPLCTAGYGLALGNFKFFLGAMYLYTINCVFICIATFVIVNYLKYPITRQLDTVHQKRVKYIITILILFLIVPSIYFAYQLFIQKNYTFKTETFIRKEFLDNDYPIIYKNIEYNTNPKRIELAFLTKKFNDAEIINLNKKLTEYDLKNTRLIIKQDTFNLSKDIMNKINSSKNLVDQKDVLINDLRNQLSQYQFKNLQIGSEAKILFPFVTSLSIGNYSSEHKDSKTKIIPIILFQSKKDITSETKEKLKSWLKVRLQKDSIEVYRQSVPEIKTLKK
- a CDS encoding aminoacyl-histidine dipeptidase, which produces MSQEIRNLEPKALWNKFADLNAVPRPSKKEERVIEFMKNFGNSLGLETFEDDIRNVIIRKPATLGMENRKAIVMQGHLDMVHQKNADTVFDFDTQGIDMYVDGDWVRARGTTLGADNGLGVATIMAILESKDIPHPAIEALFTIDEETGMTGALNLKGGILQGQILLNLDTEEDDEIDIGCAGGIDVTATRSYHEEEVPEGSVGHIITVKGLKGGHSGMDIHKGLGNANKIMNRLLFDAFENFGLQVVEINGGSLRNAIPRESVAKVIISEMFDEAYIFDMQEIINDIKAEYKTTEPNLSIEIVKCDLPEKVMDLGVQEGIIRAIYAAHNGVYRMSADMEDLVETSNNIARVIIKDGEITIGCLTRSSVETSKFDLANALRSAFELVGCEVELSGSYPGWTPNVNSEILEVLKEIYEKQNNEKPKVVACHAGLECGILGTNYPDMDMISFGPTIHGAHSPDERASISSAKKYWKFVLEILSNIPVK